Proteins encoded together in one Vibrio lentus window:
- a CDS encoding response regulator, whose protein sequence is MSRKPIVLVVDDTPSNLDVLTAILKDTYQVKVAINGTIGIKIAKMVPQPDLILLDIMMPDIDGYEVCRQLKEQPNTAHIPIIFVTAKIGPEAEVKGLSLGAVDYLTKPITPAIALQRVKTHIALYDQQRALFSQVKEKTQEINLGKLETLNILGRAAEFKDNETGMHVMRMSHYCEILAKALGMTDEDAETLRDAAPMHDIGKIGIPDSVLLKPGKLDADEWAIMQKHVEYGVEILGRQSDSKLMRMAIQVAQYHHEKWDGSGYPNQIAGEDIPLVGRIAAVADVFDALTAERPYKKAWSVDEALSLFEEQKGKHFDPKIVELLFENLSQILSIKEQFKDE, encoded by the coding sequence TAGATGACACTCCAAGCAATTTGGATGTGTTGACTGCAATACTTAAAGATACCTATCAAGTCAAAGTCGCAATTAACGGTACCATTGGCATCAAGATAGCCAAGATGGTGCCTCAGCCAGACCTCATTCTCCTCGATATCATGATGCCAGATATTGATGGTTATGAAGTTTGCAGACAGCTCAAAGAACAGCCCAATACCGCGCATATTCCCATTATCTTCGTGACTGCCAAAATTGGACCTGAAGCCGAAGTAAAAGGGCTCTCCTTGGGGGCTGTCGATTACCTAACCAAGCCGATAACCCCTGCAATTGCACTCCAGCGTGTGAAAACGCATATCGCACTTTATGACCAACAACGCGCGTTGTTTAGTCAGGTAAAAGAGAAAACCCAAGAGATCAATCTCGGCAAATTAGAGACGTTAAACATATTGGGTAGGGCGGCTGAATTCAAAGATAATGAAACGGGTATGCACGTGATGCGTATGAGCCATTATTGCGAAATTTTAGCCAAGGCGTTAGGCATGACAGACGAAGACGCTGAAACTCTGCGTGACGCGGCTCCGATGCATGATATTGGCAAGATTGGTATTCCCGATAGCGTGTTACTCAAGCCGGGTAAATTGGACGCCGACGAGTGGGCAATTATGCAAAAGCATGTCGAGTATGGTGTTGAAATCCTCGGTAGGCAGAGTGACTCCAAATTGATGCGTATGGCGATTCAGGTAGCGCAGTATCATCATGAAAAATGGGATGGCAGTGGTTACCCAAACCAGATCGCGGGAGAAGACATTCCTTTGGTAGGGCGTATTGCCGCGGTTGCTGATGTGTTTGATGCTCTCACAGCAGAGAGACCGTACAAAAAAGCGTGGAGTGTTGATGAGGCACTGAGCTTGTTTGAAGAACAAAAAGGCAAACACTTTGACCCCAAAATTGTAGAGTTACTGTTTGAAAACCTATCTCAAATCTTAAGTATTAAAGAGCAATTTAAAGATGAGTGA